The following proteins are encoded in a genomic region of Hymenobacter siberiensis:
- a CDS encoding T9SS type A sorting domain-containing protein, translating to MKKLLLLVLASTLASAAAQAQAPTFASPATAVAAPAKEEAILPSGVIAAPPAAPAASAPTAEGTGRIALAPETPPANPNAIKVKADAVAGHLTVKTDNPGPTRVEVTDTGGRPVITHTMMNGQTPAVLNVSQLPAGAYIVRCTAYEKTGMRRVMIGQ from the coding sequence ATGAAAAAGTTATTACTACTTGTGTTGGCCAGCACGTTGGCTTCGGCGGCGGCGCAGGCCCAGGCCCCGACATTCGCCAGCCCGGCTACGGCCGTTGCTGCCCCCGCCAAAGAAGAAGCAATTTTGCCCAGCGGCGTAATAGCAGCCCCTCCGGCAGCTCCCGCTGCCTCAGCGCCGACAGCCGAGGGCACGGGCCGCATCGCGCTGGCCCCCGAAACCCCGCCCGCTAACCCCAACGCCATTAAGGTGAAAGCCGATGCCGTAGCCGGCCATCTCACCGTGAAAACCGACAATCCCGGCCCCACCCGCGTGGAAGTGACCGATACGGGCGGCCGCCCCGTCATCACCCACACCATGATGAATGGCCAGACCCCGGCCGTGCTCAACGTGAGCCAGCTGCCGGCCGGGGCCTACATCGTGCGCTGCACGGCGTATGAGAAAACCGGCATGCGCCGCGTCATGATTGGGCAGTAG